A genomic region of Populus nigra chromosome 11, ddPopNigr1.1, whole genome shotgun sequence contains the following coding sequences:
- the LOC133668426 gene encoding DNA (cytosine-5)-methyltransferase 1-like isoform X1, which produces MGSSSILDTTTNDPVDNTISSSSSVGMRKNKKGKQKSSVSNVKKEVPEKNTKGKKRNSPDTNKEEPTGGDGSLKRPKRAAACKDFKEKSVRLHEEKSYVVESKKEQVVNEEILAVRLTQGQGEGRPNRRLIDFVVHDANGNPQPLEMVEVDDMFISGIIMPHEESLDKEKEVHVRCDGFGRIEAWDISGYEDGSPVIWLSTEVADYDCIKPAGGYKKFFDHFFQKALACVEVYKKLSRFSGGNPEFTLDELLAGVVRAMSGNKCFSGAVSIKNFLISQGEFIYHQIIGLDETSKKNDKKFADLPVLVALRDESRNHGNVLIAKAANSGGNLVIGPESVDGAVVNQSNQSSTTAEEDEDAKLARLLQEEEYWQSNMRQKKSRGSVSVSNTIYIKINEDEIANDYPLPAFYKHSNEETDEYIAVASDDVIDHPDDLPRRMLHNWSLYNSDSRLISLELLPMKPCEDIDVTIFGSGSMTEDDGSGFCLDDGPDQSSSRGLEAQDDMGLPIFLSAIKEWMIEFGSSMIFISLRTDMAWYRLGKPSKQYASWYKPVLKTVKLARSIITLLKEQSRVSRLSFADVIRKVSEFKKDHHAYISSDLAAVERYVVVHGQIILQLFAEFPDQKIKKCAFVVGLTRMMEERHHTKWVVNKKAIVQKCHSNLNPRAAMDTVASGASKRKLMQATTTRLINRIWGEYYSNYSPEDLKEGNDCDVKEEDELEEQDENEDDDKEVVVEKTLKPYSVFEHCKSHTSQKEVRWDGNPIRKTSSGEDIYKQAIVCGQVIVVGATVLVEVDEPDELPAIYFVEYMFETRNGSKMFHGRMMKCGSETVLGNTANDREVFLTNECMNYKLQDVKQAIILEVRKRPWGHHHRKDNANADRIDREKAEERKKKGLPLEYYCKSLYWPERGAFFTLPFDTMGLGSGVCHSCNLKISEEDKNISKVNSSQTGFSYKGTEYSVHDFVYVSPHQFAVESGETETFKGGRNVGLKPYAVCQLLEVVPMETKQSETTSTEVKVQRFFRPDDISPEKAYCSDIREIYYSEETHLLSVEVIEGKCEVRKKIDIPTCSAPAIFDHTFFCEHMYDPSNGSLKQLPAHIKSKFSAVSKDGDVASRKRKGKSKEGENDTEDDKKLEASPEYRLATLDIFAGCGGLSEGLQQAGVSTTKWAIEYEEPAGEAFKLNHAESLMFINNCNVILRAVMERCGDADDCISTSEAAKVASSLDAKVIDGLPLPGLVDFINGGPPCQGFSGMNRFNQSTWSKVQCEMILAFLSFADYFRPKYFLLENVRNFVSFNKGQTFRLTIASLLQMGYQVRFGILEAGAYGVSQSRKRAFIWAASPEEILPEWPEPMHVFAAPELKITLSEKSQYAAVRSTAYGAPFRAITVRDTIGDLPDVANGASKTNLEYGNDPISWFQKKIRGDMVVLTDHISKEMNELNLIRCKNIPKRPGADWRDLPDEKVKLSTGQMVDLIPWCLPNTAKRHNQWKGLFGRLDWEGNFPTSITDPQPMGKVGMCFHPEQDRILTVRECARSQGFPDNYQFFGNIQHKHRQIGNAVPPPLAYALGRKLKEALDSKRQK; this is translated from the exons ATGGGATCTTCATCAATATTGGATACAACAACAAATGACCCAGTTGATAATActatttcttcttcatcatctg TAGGTATGAGGAAGAACAAAAAAGGGAAACAAAAATCTTCAGTGTCTAATGTAAAGAAAGAAGTGccagaaaaaaacacaaaagggaAGAAGAGAAATTCCCCTGATACCAACAAGGAAGAGCCTACTGGTGGCGATGGTTCACTGAAAAGGCCTAAGAGAGCTGCTGCATGCAAAGATTTCAAGGAGAAATCTGTACGATTGCATGAAGAGAAGTCTTATGTTgttgaatcaaagaaagaacaAGTTGTCAATGAAGAAATTCTAGCTGTTCGTTTGACTCAAGGGCAAGGAGAGGGTCGCCCAAACAGGagattgattgattttgttGTGCATGATGCAAATGGCAACCCACAGCCCTTGGAGATGGTTGAAGTTGATGATATGTTTATCTCTGGCATTATAATGCCTCACGAGGAAAGCCTTGACAAGGAAAAAGAAGTGCATGTTAGGTGTGATGGCTTTGGAAGGATAGAAGCATGGGATATCTCTGGTTATGAAGATGGATCCCCAGTCATTTGGCTGAGTACTGAAGTGGCAGATTATGACTGCATTAAGCCTGCTGGTGGCTACAAGAAGTTCTTTGATCATTTCTTCCAGAAGGCACTTGCTTGTGTTGAAGTCTACAAAAAACTCTCAAGATTCTCTGGAGGAAACCCTGAATTCACCCTTGATGAGTTGCTTGCTGGGGTTGTGCGAGCAATGAGTGGAAATAAGTGTTTCTCTGGTGCAGTATCCATCAAGAATTTCCTCATTTCTCAGGGTGAATTTATTTATCACCAAATAATTGGTTTGGATGAGACTTCCAAAAAGAATGATAAGAAATTTGCAGACTTGCCTGTTCTTGTAGCCTTGAGAGATGAAAGTCGCAATCATGGAAATGTTCTGATAGCAAAAGCAGCAAATTCTGGTGGGAACTTGGTGATTGGTCCAGAATCTGTGGATGGTGCTGTTGTGAATCAGTCTAACCAATCCAGTACCACAGCTGAGGAAGACGAGGATGCTAAGTTAGCAAGATTATTGCAGGAAGAAGAGTATTGGCAGTCTAATATGAGGCAGAAGAAAAGTCGTGGTTCAGTTTCTGTGTCGAACACAATCTACatcaaaattaatgaagatGAGATTGCAAATGACTACCCTCTCCCTGCGTTTTACAAACACTCTAATGAAGAAACCGATGAGTATATAGCTGTTGCAAGTGATGATGTAATTGACCACCCTGATGATCTCCCTAGAAGAATGCTTCATAACTGGTCACTTTATAACTCAGACTCAAGGTTGATTTCTTTGGAGCTTCTTCCAATGAAACCTTGTGAAGACATTGATGTCACCATCTTTGGATCAGGAAGTATGACTGAAGATGACGGAAGCGGATTctgtcttgatgatggtccTGATCAGTCTTCTTCAAGGGGTTTGGAGGCTCAGGATGACATGGGTTTACCGATATTTTTGAGTGCGATAAAGGAGTGGATGATTGAGTTTGGATcatcaatgatttttatatcactACGCACGGACATGGCCTG GTATAGACTTGGAAAGCCATCAAAACAATATGCTTCCTGGTATAAGCCAGTCCTAAAAACAGTTAAGCTTGCAAGAAGCATCATTACATTGTTGAAGGAGCAAAGTCGAGTATCACGGCTTTCTTTTGCAGATGTAATCCGGAAAGTGTCTGAGTTCAAGAAGGATCATCATGCTTATATTTCTTCTGATCTAGCAGCTGTTGAGAGGTACGTGGTTGTGCATGGACAGATAATACTACAGCTTTTTGCTGAGTTTCCAGATCAGAAGATCAAGAAATGTGCTTTTGTGGTCGGTTTGACTCGTATGATGGAGGAGAGGCACCATACTAAATGGGTAGTGAACAAAAAAGCAATTGTGCAAAAGTGTCATTCCAATTTGAATCCTCGGGCTGCAATGGATACTGTTGCTTCTGGAGCATCCAAGAGGAAGCTTATGCAGGCAACAACAACAAGACTGATCAACAGAATATGGGGGGAATATTATTCAAACTATTCTCCAGAGGATTTGAAAGAGGGAAATGATTGTGatgtaaaagaagaagatgaacttGAGGAACaggatgaaaatgaagatgatgataaagAGGTGGTGGTAGAGAAAACACTAAAACCTTATTCAGTGTTTGAACATTGTAAATCCCATACTTCACAAAAAGAGGTAAGATGGGATGGGAATCCTATAAGAAAAACATCTTCTGGAGAAGACATTTACAAGCAAGCCATTGTTTGTGGACAGGTCATTGTGGTGGGGGCTACTGTCTTAGTGGAGGTTGATGAACCAGATGAACTTCCTGCCATTTATTTTGTGGAGTACATGTTTGAAACAAGAAATGGAAGTAAAATGTTTCATGGGAGAATGATGAAGTGCGGATCTGAGACAGTTCTTGGTAACACTGCCAATGATAGAGAGGTTTTCTTAACAAATGAATGCATGAATTATAAACTACAGGATGTTAAGCAAGCAATAATTCTGGAAGTTCGAAAAAGGCCTTGGGGACATCATCACAGGAAAGATAATGCCAATGCTGATAGAATTGATAGGGAAAAGGCagaagagaggaaaaagaaaggatTGCCACTAGAATATTACTGTAAAAGCTTGTACTGGCCAGAAAGGGGTGCTTTCTTCACTCTTCCATTTGATACTATGGGTCTTGGCTCTGGTGTCTGCCACTCTTGTAACTTAAAAATATCTGAAGAAGACAAGAATATTTCCAAAGTGAATTCTTCTCAAACAGGATTTTCATACAAGGGAACTGAGTACTCAGTCCATGATTTTGTTTATGTGAGCCCTCATCAATTTGCCGTAGAAAGTGGGGAGACTGAAACTTTTAAGGGTGGAAGGAATGTTGGATTGAAGCCTTATGCTGTGTGCCAGTTATTGGAAGTTGTTCCAATGGAAACAAAACAATCTGAAACAACATCCACTGAGGTCAAAGTTCAAAGATTTTTCAGACCAGATGATATTTCACCTGAAAAGGCATATTGTTCTGATATTCGTGAG ATATATTATAGTGAAGAAACACATCTTTTATCTGTTGAGGTGATTGAAGGGAAATGTGAAGtcagaaagaaaattgatattccCACATGCAGTGCTCCTGCAATCTTTGATCATACCTTCTTCTGCGAGCACATGTATGATCCTTCCAATGGGTCCCTCAAGcag CTACCAGCTCATATCAAATCAAAGTTTTCAGCTGTGAGTAAAGATGGTGATGTTGCAAGtagaaagagaaagggaaagtcTAAAGAAGGAGAAAATGATACAGAAGATGACAAAAAATTAGAAGCATCTCCAGAGTACCGTTTGGCCACTTTGGATATTTTTGCTGGTTGTGGTGGCTTGTCTGAGGGATTGCAGCAAGCTG GTGTCTCAACAACCAAGTGGGCCATTGAATATGAAGAGCCTGCTGGGGAAGCATTTAAACTCAATCATGCAGAATCATTGATGTTTATTAATAATTGCAATGTGATCCTAAG GGCTGTGATGGAGAGGTGTGGAGATGCAGATGACTGTATTTCTACTTCTGAGGCTGCTAAAGTGGCTTCATCACTTGATGCGAAGGTGATCGATGGTTTGCCATTGCCAGGGCTCGTGGATTTCATCAATGGAGGGCCTCCATGTCAG GGCTTCTCTGGAATGAATAGGTTTAATCAGAGCACTTGGAGTAAAGTTCAATGTGAGATGATCTTAGCATTCTTATCCTTTGCTGATTACTTCCGCCCAAAGTATTTCCTCTTAGAGAATGTGAGGAACTTTGTATCTTTCAATAAAGGACAGACTTTCCGTTTAACTATTGCTTCTCTTCTTCAGATGGGTTATCAG GTGAGATTTGGAATTTTGGAGGCCGGAGCATATGGAGTTTCTCAGTCACGCAAACGTGCCTTTATATGGGCAGCCTCCCCTGAGGAGATACTCCCAGAATGGCCAGAGCCAATGCATGTTTTTGCTGCCCCAGAGTTAAAAATAACATTGTCTGAGAAGTCACAATATGCTGCTGTTAGGAGTACTGCTTATGGAGCCCCTTTCCGTGCAATAACTGTCAGAGATACAATTGGTGATCTCCCAGATGTGGCGAATGGTGCTTCTAAGACAAATTTGGAG TACGGAAATGATCCTATCTCTTggtttcaaaagaaaattcgAGGCGACATGGTTGTCTTGACTGAccatatatcaaaagaaatgaatgaGCTGAATCTTATTAGATGCAAGAATATCCCAAAGCGGCCAGGTGCTGATTGGCGTGATCTCCCAGATGAAAAG GTCAAATTGTCTACTGGGCAAATGGTTGATTTGATACCATGGTGCCTTCCAAACACAGCTAAACGACACAATCAGTGGAAGGGGCTATTTGGAAGATTGGATTGGGAAGGGAACTTCCCAACATCAATAACAGATCCCCAGCCAATGGGTAAGGTGGGGATGTGCTTTCACCCTGAGCAGGACAGGATTCTTACTGTTCGTGAATGTGCACGATCTCAA GGATTCCCAGATAACTATCAGTTTTTCGGTAACATTCAACACAAGCATCGGCAAATTGGAAATGCTGTTCCTCCTCCTCTAGCATATGCGTTGGGAAGGAAACTTAAGGAAGCACTGGATAGTAAGAGGCAGAAATAG
- the LOC133668426 gene encoding DNA (cytosine-5)-methyltransferase 1-like isoform X2 — MGSSSILDTTTNDPVDNTISSSSSGMRKNKKGKQKSSVSNVKKEVPEKNTKGKKRNSPDTNKEEPTGGDGSLKRPKRAAACKDFKEKSVRLHEEKSYVVESKKEQVVNEEILAVRLTQGQGEGRPNRRLIDFVVHDANGNPQPLEMVEVDDMFISGIIMPHEESLDKEKEVHVRCDGFGRIEAWDISGYEDGSPVIWLSTEVADYDCIKPAGGYKKFFDHFFQKALACVEVYKKLSRFSGGNPEFTLDELLAGVVRAMSGNKCFSGAVSIKNFLISQGEFIYHQIIGLDETSKKNDKKFADLPVLVALRDESRNHGNVLIAKAANSGGNLVIGPESVDGAVVNQSNQSSTTAEEDEDAKLARLLQEEEYWQSNMRQKKSRGSVSVSNTIYIKINEDEIANDYPLPAFYKHSNEETDEYIAVASDDVIDHPDDLPRRMLHNWSLYNSDSRLISLELLPMKPCEDIDVTIFGSGSMTEDDGSGFCLDDGPDQSSSRGLEAQDDMGLPIFLSAIKEWMIEFGSSMIFISLRTDMAWYRLGKPSKQYASWYKPVLKTVKLARSIITLLKEQSRVSRLSFADVIRKVSEFKKDHHAYISSDLAAVERYVVVHGQIILQLFAEFPDQKIKKCAFVVGLTRMMEERHHTKWVVNKKAIVQKCHSNLNPRAAMDTVASGASKRKLMQATTTRLINRIWGEYYSNYSPEDLKEGNDCDVKEEDELEEQDENEDDDKEVVVEKTLKPYSVFEHCKSHTSQKEVRWDGNPIRKTSSGEDIYKQAIVCGQVIVVGATVLVEVDEPDELPAIYFVEYMFETRNGSKMFHGRMMKCGSETVLGNTANDREVFLTNECMNYKLQDVKQAIILEVRKRPWGHHHRKDNANADRIDREKAEERKKKGLPLEYYCKSLYWPERGAFFTLPFDTMGLGSGVCHSCNLKISEEDKNISKVNSSQTGFSYKGTEYSVHDFVYVSPHQFAVESGETETFKGGRNVGLKPYAVCQLLEVVPMETKQSETTSTEVKVQRFFRPDDISPEKAYCSDIREIYYSEETHLLSVEVIEGKCEVRKKIDIPTCSAPAIFDHTFFCEHMYDPSNGSLKQLPAHIKSKFSAVSKDGDVASRKRKGKSKEGENDTEDDKKLEASPEYRLATLDIFAGCGGLSEGLQQAGVSTTKWAIEYEEPAGEAFKLNHAESLMFINNCNVILRAVMERCGDADDCISTSEAAKVASSLDAKVIDGLPLPGLVDFINGGPPCQGFSGMNRFNQSTWSKVQCEMILAFLSFADYFRPKYFLLENVRNFVSFNKGQTFRLTIASLLQMGYQVRFGILEAGAYGVSQSRKRAFIWAASPEEILPEWPEPMHVFAAPELKITLSEKSQYAAVRSTAYGAPFRAITVRDTIGDLPDVANGASKTNLEYGNDPISWFQKKIRGDMVVLTDHISKEMNELNLIRCKNIPKRPGADWRDLPDEKVKLSTGQMVDLIPWCLPNTAKRHNQWKGLFGRLDWEGNFPTSITDPQPMGKVGMCFHPEQDRILTVRECARSQGFPDNYQFFGNIQHKHRQIGNAVPPPLAYALGRKLKEALDSKRQK, encoded by the exons ATGGGATCTTCATCAATATTGGATACAACAACAAATGACCCAGTTGATAATActatttcttcttcatcatctg GTATGAGGAAGAACAAAAAAGGGAAACAAAAATCTTCAGTGTCTAATGTAAAGAAAGAAGTGccagaaaaaaacacaaaagggaAGAAGAGAAATTCCCCTGATACCAACAAGGAAGAGCCTACTGGTGGCGATGGTTCACTGAAAAGGCCTAAGAGAGCTGCTGCATGCAAAGATTTCAAGGAGAAATCTGTACGATTGCATGAAGAGAAGTCTTATGTTgttgaatcaaagaaagaacaAGTTGTCAATGAAGAAATTCTAGCTGTTCGTTTGACTCAAGGGCAAGGAGAGGGTCGCCCAAACAGGagattgattgattttgttGTGCATGATGCAAATGGCAACCCACAGCCCTTGGAGATGGTTGAAGTTGATGATATGTTTATCTCTGGCATTATAATGCCTCACGAGGAAAGCCTTGACAAGGAAAAAGAAGTGCATGTTAGGTGTGATGGCTTTGGAAGGATAGAAGCATGGGATATCTCTGGTTATGAAGATGGATCCCCAGTCATTTGGCTGAGTACTGAAGTGGCAGATTATGACTGCATTAAGCCTGCTGGTGGCTACAAGAAGTTCTTTGATCATTTCTTCCAGAAGGCACTTGCTTGTGTTGAAGTCTACAAAAAACTCTCAAGATTCTCTGGAGGAAACCCTGAATTCACCCTTGATGAGTTGCTTGCTGGGGTTGTGCGAGCAATGAGTGGAAATAAGTGTTTCTCTGGTGCAGTATCCATCAAGAATTTCCTCATTTCTCAGGGTGAATTTATTTATCACCAAATAATTGGTTTGGATGAGACTTCCAAAAAGAATGATAAGAAATTTGCAGACTTGCCTGTTCTTGTAGCCTTGAGAGATGAAAGTCGCAATCATGGAAATGTTCTGATAGCAAAAGCAGCAAATTCTGGTGGGAACTTGGTGATTGGTCCAGAATCTGTGGATGGTGCTGTTGTGAATCAGTCTAACCAATCCAGTACCACAGCTGAGGAAGACGAGGATGCTAAGTTAGCAAGATTATTGCAGGAAGAAGAGTATTGGCAGTCTAATATGAGGCAGAAGAAAAGTCGTGGTTCAGTTTCTGTGTCGAACACAATCTACatcaaaattaatgaagatGAGATTGCAAATGACTACCCTCTCCCTGCGTTTTACAAACACTCTAATGAAGAAACCGATGAGTATATAGCTGTTGCAAGTGATGATGTAATTGACCACCCTGATGATCTCCCTAGAAGAATGCTTCATAACTGGTCACTTTATAACTCAGACTCAAGGTTGATTTCTTTGGAGCTTCTTCCAATGAAACCTTGTGAAGACATTGATGTCACCATCTTTGGATCAGGAAGTATGACTGAAGATGACGGAAGCGGATTctgtcttgatgatggtccTGATCAGTCTTCTTCAAGGGGTTTGGAGGCTCAGGATGACATGGGTTTACCGATATTTTTGAGTGCGATAAAGGAGTGGATGATTGAGTTTGGATcatcaatgatttttatatcactACGCACGGACATGGCCTG GTATAGACTTGGAAAGCCATCAAAACAATATGCTTCCTGGTATAAGCCAGTCCTAAAAACAGTTAAGCTTGCAAGAAGCATCATTACATTGTTGAAGGAGCAAAGTCGAGTATCACGGCTTTCTTTTGCAGATGTAATCCGGAAAGTGTCTGAGTTCAAGAAGGATCATCATGCTTATATTTCTTCTGATCTAGCAGCTGTTGAGAGGTACGTGGTTGTGCATGGACAGATAATACTACAGCTTTTTGCTGAGTTTCCAGATCAGAAGATCAAGAAATGTGCTTTTGTGGTCGGTTTGACTCGTATGATGGAGGAGAGGCACCATACTAAATGGGTAGTGAACAAAAAAGCAATTGTGCAAAAGTGTCATTCCAATTTGAATCCTCGGGCTGCAATGGATACTGTTGCTTCTGGAGCATCCAAGAGGAAGCTTATGCAGGCAACAACAACAAGACTGATCAACAGAATATGGGGGGAATATTATTCAAACTATTCTCCAGAGGATTTGAAAGAGGGAAATGATTGTGatgtaaaagaagaagatgaacttGAGGAACaggatgaaaatgaagatgatgataaagAGGTGGTGGTAGAGAAAACACTAAAACCTTATTCAGTGTTTGAACATTGTAAATCCCATACTTCACAAAAAGAGGTAAGATGGGATGGGAATCCTATAAGAAAAACATCTTCTGGAGAAGACATTTACAAGCAAGCCATTGTTTGTGGACAGGTCATTGTGGTGGGGGCTACTGTCTTAGTGGAGGTTGATGAACCAGATGAACTTCCTGCCATTTATTTTGTGGAGTACATGTTTGAAACAAGAAATGGAAGTAAAATGTTTCATGGGAGAATGATGAAGTGCGGATCTGAGACAGTTCTTGGTAACACTGCCAATGATAGAGAGGTTTTCTTAACAAATGAATGCATGAATTATAAACTACAGGATGTTAAGCAAGCAATAATTCTGGAAGTTCGAAAAAGGCCTTGGGGACATCATCACAGGAAAGATAATGCCAATGCTGATAGAATTGATAGGGAAAAGGCagaagagaggaaaaagaaaggatTGCCACTAGAATATTACTGTAAAAGCTTGTACTGGCCAGAAAGGGGTGCTTTCTTCACTCTTCCATTTGATACTATGGGTCTTGGCTCTGGTGTCTGCCACTCTTGTAACTTAAAAATATCTGAAGAAGACAAGAATATTTCCAAAGTGAATTCTTCTCAAACAGGATTTTCATACAAGGGAACTGAGTACTCAGTCCATGATTTTGTTTATGTGAGCCCTCATCAATTTGCCGTAGAAAGTGGGGAGACTGAAACTTTTAAGGGTGGAAGGAATGTTGGATTGAAGCCTTATGCTGTGTGCCAGTTATTGGAAGTTGTTCCAATGGAAACAAAACAATCTGAAACAACATCCACTGAGGTCAAAGTTCAAAGATTTTTCAGACCAGATGATATTTCACCTGAAAAGGCATATTGTTCTGATATTCGTGAG ATATATTATAGTGAAGAAACACATCTTTTATCTGTTGAGGTGATTGAAGGGAAATGTGAAGtcagaaagaaaattgatattccCACATGCAGTGCTCCTGCAATCTTTGATCATACCTTCTTCTGCGAGCACATGTATGATCCTTCCAATGGGTCCCTCAAGcag CTACCAGCTCATATCAAATCAAAGTTTTCAGCTGTGAGTAAAGATGGTGATGTTGCAAGtagaaagagaaagggaaagtcTAAAGAAGGAGAAAATGATACAGAAGATGACAAAAAATTAGAAGCATCTCCAGAGTACCGTTTGGCCACTTTGGATATTTTTGCTGGTTGTGGTGGCTTGTCTGAGGGATTGCAGCAAGCTG GTGTCTCAACAACCAAGTGGGCCATTGAATATGAAGAGCCTGCTGGGGAAGCATTTAAACTCAATCATGCAGAATCATTGATGTTTATTAATAATTGCAATGTGATCCTAAG GGCTGTGATGGAGAGGTGTGGAGATGCAGATGACTGTATTTCTACTTCTGAGGCTGCTAAAGTGGCTTCATCACTTGATGCGAAGGTGATCGATGGTTTGCCATTGCCAGGGCTCGTGGATTTCATCAATGGAGGGCCTCCATGTCAG GGCTTCTCTGGAATGAATAGGTTTAATCAGAGCACTTGGAGTAAAGTTCAATGTGAGATGATCTTAGCATTCTTATCCTTTGCTGATTACTTCCGCCCAAAGTATTTCCTCTTAGAGAATGTGAGGAACTTTGTATCTTTCAATAAAGGACAGACTTTCCGTTTAACTATTGCTTCTCTTCTTCAGATGGGTTATCAG GTGAGATTTGGAATTTTGGAGGCCGGAGCATATGGAGTTTCTCAGTCACGCAAACGTGCCTTTATATGGGCAGCCTCCCCTGAGGAGATACTCCCAGAATGGCCAGAGCCAATGCATGTTTTTGCTGCCCCAGAGTTAAAAATAACATTGTCTGAGAAGTCACAATATGCTGCTGTTAGGAGTACTGCTTATGGAGCCCCTTTCCGTGCAATAACTGTCAGAGATACAATTGGTGATCTCCCAGATGTGGCGAATGGTGCTTCTAAGACAAATTTGGAG TACGGAAATGATCCTATCTCTTggtttcaaaagaaaattcgAGGCGACATGGTTGTCTTGACTGAccatatatcaaaagaaatgaatgaGCTGAATCTTATTAGATGCAAGAATATCCCAAAGCGGCCAGGTGCTGATTGGCGTGATCTCCCAGATGAAAAG GTCAAATTGTCTACTGGGCAAATGGTTGATTTGATACCATGGTGCCTTCCAAACACAGCTAAACGACACAATCAGTGGAAGGGGCTATTTGGAAGATTGGATTGGGAAGGGAACTTCCCAACATCAATAACAGATCCCCAGCCAATGGGTAAGGTGGGGATGTGCTTTCACCCTGAGCAGGACAGGATTCTTACTGTTCGTGAATGTGCACGATCTCAA GGATTCCCAGATAACTATCAGTTTTTCGGTAACATTCAACACAAGCATCGGCAAATTGGAAATGCTGTTCCTCCTCCTCTAGCATATGCGTTGGGAAGGAAACTTAAGGAAGCACTGGATAGTAAGAGGCAGAAATAG